The stretch of DNA GCGCAGGCGGTTCAGAATCTGATGACGCATGGCCGTTGCCAGATAAGCCCGGACTGACTGGGCCGGGTCGAGGTGGGTGCGGTTCAGCCACAGTTTCAGATATACTTCCTGAAGAGCATCTTCGGCCAAACCGGGGTCTTTAACGTACTGAACGGCAACGCCGTAGAGGTAGCGGTAATGACGCCGGAACAGCAACTCAAACGCGCTTTCATCGTGGCGCGTCAGCCGAAGCGTTAGTTCCGAGTCGGTCGGTTCCATAAACAGCTATCATTAAACAAAACGGCGTACCACCCGGTGGTGGGCCAACCCACTTTGCGACCTATGACAAATGTAGAAAAGAAATAAGCAAGTTGACAAAAGAATACTTTTTATTTGAAGGGTGCAATCGTAAACTTGCATTTCCATTCGACACTACGTCTATAACCCGTTATGCGTTACGCTAAGGCCATTCTTTCTACTCTTCTAACCATAATTTTAATCTACGCGCTCAGTCGTTCATGGGGTACAGTCCCGGCGTTTGGGCCACTACTTAGTCCATTTGTTGGGTTTTGGCAAAACGCTGAACCCGCCAACGACGCCGACGAAGAAATTACAATCAATGGCACGTCGGCTCCGGTTACGGTCATTTTCGATGACTTAGCCATCCCGCACGTATTCGCGCAGAACGACCGCGATGCCTATTTCGCGCAGGGTTATCTGACTGCCCGCGACCGGCTCTGGCAGATGGAGTTTCAAACACACGCAGCCGCCGGGCGAGTGTCTGAGATTGTAGGCGACCGCGCCCTCGAGCTCGACCGCTACAACCGGCGATTAGGTATGGGATTCGGGGCCGAACGCGCCGTAAAGGCTATGATGGCCGATCCGCGTTCGCGCGAGTCGCTTGAAGCCTACACAGCGGGCGTCAACGCCTATATCGATCAGTTGAAACCCGCGCAGTATCCGCTCGAATACAAACTGCTGGGCTATGCCCCCGAACCCTGGCAACCTATTAAGTGTGCCTATTTCCTGAAATACATGTCGGGGGTACTGGCACTGGGAGCCGATGACCTGAATATGAGCAACGTACTCAAAAAATATGGTCTCGCCGTTACGACGGATCTGTTTCCCGATTACCCCTTTCGCGAAGATCCAATTGTTCCGGCTGGTACAAAATGGGACTTCAAACCGATAAACATTCCGGCTGTTCCTGCCAGTGTGCTGCCCAATGGCAAACCGCTGGCAATGCGCTGGCCCGAACATGACCCAACCATTGGCAGTAATAACTGGGCCGTGGGGCCGCAAAAGTCGGCTACCGGCTACCCAATTCTGGCGAATGACCCGCACCTGTCGCTGAGTCTGCCGTCGATCTGGTATCAGATTCAGTTGGTTACGCCCACACTGAACGTATACGGAGCTTCTATGCCGGGTTCGCCAGGGGTGATAATTGGTTTCAACAGGCAAATAGCCTGGGGCGTTACGAATGTTGGTGCCGACGTACTCGACTTTTACCAGATCAAGTTCAAAGACGCATCGAAACGCGAGTATTGGCACGATAACAAATGGAAGCCCATCACGCGTCGGCTGGAGGTTATAAAAGCAAAGGGTAAACCCGACATCATCGACACGGTATTATACACGCATCATGGCCCGATTATGTATGAGGAAAATGAAAAGCCGTATGCCAAAAACGTACCGGTTGGCTACGCAGCCCGCTGGATTGCCCACGAAGCCTCAAATGATTTTCTAACCTACTACCTTCTCGACCGGGCCAAAAATCACGCCGATTACCGCAAGGCTCTGTCGTTTTATTCGGCTCCGGCGCAAAATTTCGTCTTTGCCGACGTTGCCAAAGACATTGCGATTTCACCAAATGGGCGTTTCCCTCTGAAATGGAAGAATCAGGGCAAGTTTCTGCTCGACGGAACCAATCCGGCCCACGATTGGCAGGGGTGGGTCCCGGCTGAACAAAACCCGCATGTTAAAAACCCGCCGAGGGGATTTGTCAGCTCGGCCAATCAGTTTTCGACAGATCCGACCTATCCGTATTACCTGAACTGGCAGTTTGCTTCCGCCGAACGCGGCATCCGCATTAATCAGCGGCTTACAGCTATGCAAAACGCTACGCCCGACAGCCTGCGGATGCTGCAAAATGACAATCTGAATTTGCGGGCTAAAAACGCGTTGCCTATATTTTTGCCCTATTTGCGAACGAATGGACTAACCGCTGAACAGGCTAAAGCGTTGGACATTGTGAAAAAATGGACTTACACCAATGATGTAGGCGAGGTTGGTGCCACTATTTTCACTGAGTGGATGCAACAGTATATGGAACACGTCTGGAAAGACGATTTCCCCAGCAATGATCAGAACACATTTCGATTTCCGAGTTTCGACCGAACGCTGCTGCTGGCCGAAAAAGAACCAAACGCCCGTTGGTTCGACAATGTAACGACCGCAACAACTGAAACACTTGGCGATATGCTGACGCAGAGTTTCCGGTCAGCCGTTGACTCGCTCACCCGGCAGCACGGCCCCATCGGCAAGGCATGGCAGTGGGGCAACCATAAAGCAACACGCATCAGTCACTTAGCCCGGCTCGATGCCCTCAGCGCGCTGAACGTACAGATTGGTGGTGGAGCCAACATCGTTAACGCTACCAGCGAACGCAACGGCCCGTCGTGGCGGATGGTGGTGGCGTTGGGGCCACAGCCCAAAGCCTACGGTGTGTATCCGGGCGGGCAGTCGGGCAATCCCGGCAGTCCGCATTACCTGAACATGCTCGAAACATGGCGAACGGGCCAGCTCAATGAATTGCTTTTCCTGCAAACCGCACAGGACAAACACCCCCGCATCAAGCGGAAAATGGTGCTAAAGTAACGCGGCTGGAAACCTGCACATGGGGTGTTAACATACTGCGGCTGGAAAGACACACGTAAACTGACTACAAAAACTTAATTGCGGCTTCCCAGCCGCCTTACACATATGCTTCAAATCATTATAATCGCCATACTGAGTCTGTTGGCTCAGCTTATTTTGCCGTGGTGGAGTCTGGCATTAGTAGCCTTTGGTGTCTGTTTCTGGCGCAGCACGGGCGCGGGACAATCGTTTTGGTACGGTTTTGCCGGTATCGCGCTGGTATGGCTGCTATATGCCCTGCTCATACACCTACGTACAGACGGTATCCTGACTAATCGCATGGGCCAGCTTATTTTTAAGACAGATGGAGCCGCGCTGCCGTTGCTGGTAACAGCCCTATTGGGCGGTTTGGTTGGTGGCCTGGCAGGTGTTTCGGGGTACTACGTCCGGCTGATTTTCCAAAATCAAATAGCTAATCGTACCTCGTAAATCGTAAATCCCTATAACTTTGTAGGATAAACTTGTCACTAACCAATTCATTTCCTGTGAAGAATGCCTCATTAATTCTGAACGTCATCCTGACGATTGCCGTAGCTGTACTCTACTACCTGCATTTTAAAGACCGCCAGCCCGACGCGCCCGCCGTAGTGGCAAAACCCGCCGAAGCGAAAGGTAAAGAGATTGTTTACGTAAACGTCGATTCGTTGTTGACCAAATACGAATACTTTAAAGATACACAGAAAGTACTTGAAAGTAAGCGATTTCAGTTGGAAAACGAACTGGCAACCAAAGGCCGCAACTTGCAAAATAAAGCCGCTTTTTTCCAGCAACAGGCCAGTCAGGGAAAGTTGACCCAGGAACAGGGCCGTGCTACCGAAGTGTCTCTGCAAAAAGAACAACAGGATATTCTGGCCTACCGCGAACGGGCGGCCCAGAATCTGGCGGTTGAAGAGCAGAACAAGAACAAGGAGTTATATGACCAGATATATGACTATCTGAAAAAAGTAAATGCCCAGAATAAATACCAGTTTGTATTGGGGTATACCAAAGGTGGTGGCATTCTGTTTGCTAACCCCGATGCCGACCAAACCAAAGTTGTTCTGGACGGTCTGAACAAAGAGTACAAGGAGAAACAGACAAAGAAAAAATAGCATCTGTTGTACGCTACACCAAAAAGAGGTCGGCCTATACGTGTGGGTCGACCTCCTTTTGGTATAGCGTACAACAATAAATTTTTATTGTGTACCAATGGCATAGTTATTGCGACAATTTACCGCATTAGATGTATAGTAACTCTGTACATTACTGAAAACTAATAAATGATATGTGTTGCATATATTTACTGAAATTTCAAGCGGAATTTCAGGTAGGGTATGATTTTTGCCTGTGAAAAGCTAATTCGGTAAGTTTGTCGCGCCTACAGCCGAGGATTAGAACATCGTCCGGTTGGGCCGGTGCCGTATTAGGTCTTGAGGCTGTGATTCTAATACCACTTTTCGGAGTGCTGGC from Spirosoma montaniterrae encodes:
- a CDS encoding penicillin acylase family protein, with amino-acid sequence MRYAKAILSTLLTIILIYALSRSWGTVPAFGPLLSPFVGFWQNAEPANDADEEITINGTSAPVTVIFDDLAIPHVFAQNDRDAYFAQGYLTARDRLWQMEFQTHAAAGRVSEIVGDRALELDRYNRRLGMGFGAERAVKAMMADPRSRESLEAYTAGVNAYIDQLKPAQYPLEYKLLGYAPEPWQPIKCAYFLKYMSGVLALGADDLNMSNVLKKYGLAVTTDLFPDYPFREDPIVPAGTKWDFKPINIPAVPASVLPNGKPLAMRWPEHDPTIGSNNWAVGPQKSATGYPILANDPHLSLSLPSIWYQIQLVTPTLNVYGASMPGSPGVIIGFNRQIAWGVTNVGADVLDFYQIKFKDASKREYWHDNKWKPITRRLEVIKAKGKPDIIDTVLYTHHGPIMYEENEKPYAKNVPVGYAARWIAHEASNDFLTYYLLDRAKNHADYRKALSFYSAPAQNFVFADVAKDIAISPNGRFPLKWKNQGKFLLDGTNPAHDWQGWVPAEQNPHVKNPPRGFVSSANQFSTDPTYPYYLNWQFASAERGIRINQRLTAMQNATPDSLRMLQNDNLNLRAKNALPIFLPYLRTNGLTAEQAKALDIVKKWTYTNDVGEVGATIFTEWMQQYMEHVWKDDFPSNDQNTFRFPSFDRTLLLAEKEPNARWFDNVTTATTETLGDMLTQSFRSAVDSLTRQHGPIGKAWQWGNHKATRISHLARLDALSALNVQIGGGANIVNATSERNGPSWRMVVALGPQPKAYGVYPGGQSGNPGSPHYLNMLETWRTGQLNELLFLQTAQDKHPRIKRKMVLK
- a CDS encoding OmpH family outer membrane protein: MKNASLILNVILTIAVAVLYYLHFKDRQPDAPAVVAKPAEAKGKEIVYVNVDSLLTKYEYFKDTQKVLESKRFQLENELATKGRNLQNKAAFFQQQASQGKLTQEQGRATEVSLQKEQQDILAYRERAAQNLAVEEQNKNKELYDQIYDYLKKVNAQNKYQFVLGYTKGGGILFANPDADQTKVVLDGLNKEYKEKQTKKK